A single window of Archangium gephyra DNA harbors:
- a CDS encoding penicillin-binding transpeptidase domain-containing protein — MPTPPPPSLARRFCMTLSRALPATLLLPLFFLLVGADDVRPMEDGVAPVAEAASPDAGLADAGLAGATDGAGSAELLGLVPPVPVPSREADPPITRLRSLTAKQDVLARAKKDVQGRLVVPGPKGDVPLTIDPVLQSQLNGILSQYRVPYGAVVVLEPSTGRVLAMAEHSRAQPGLRGLATRAVFPAASIFKIVTGAALLEAGVTPADETCFHGGKRRLSEKLLQDSARDGQCHSLAEAMGKSANVIFAKLTQRYLSPKALKHAAARFHFNRELSFPVPTDVSLAAVPEEDEFRFAQTGAGFGDVYLSPLHGALLASVAANGGVWRDPVLFEPGADAQAKPTEQVLSPEVARDLATLMEATVTKGTARRTFRERGMGVPGAVGKTGTLADRNPFRDYSWFVGFAPKDNPKVAVAAVIVNEPIWHIRATWLGREAMRLGLARLPPGALAPAKDEEPQEQAPADEESEEELSAEPVAGAPAETGSKSAMTRP, encoded by the coding sequence ATGCCAACCCCCCCTCCACCCTCACTCGCGCGACGGTTCTGCATGACGCTCTCCCGGGCCCTCCCCGCCACGCTGCTCCTCCCCCTGTTCTTCCTGCTCGTTGGCGCGGACGATGTACGCCCCATGGAGGACGGGGTAGCGCCGGTGGCCGAGGCCGCCTCCCCGGATGCCGGGCTGGCGGACGCGGGCCTCGCCGGGGCCACGGACGGCGCCGGGAGCGCGGAGCTGCTGGGACTCGTGCCGCCCGTGCCGGTGCCTTCTCGCGAGGCGGATCCGCCCATCACCCGCCTGCGCTCGCTGACGGCGAAGCAGGATGTGCTCGCCCGCGCGAAGAAGGACGTGCAGGGGCGCCTGGTGGTGCCGGGACCCAAGGGGGACGTGCCGCTCACCATCGACCCGGTGCTCCAGTCGCAGCTCAATGGCATCCTCTCGCAGTACCGCGTGCCCTATGGGGCGGTGGTGGTGCTGGAGCCCTCCACGGGCCGCGTGCTGGCCATGGCCGAGCACTCGCGGGCCCAGCCGGGGTTGCGCGGACTGGCCACGCGCGCGGTGTTCCCCGCGGCCAGCATCTTCAAGATCGTCACCGGCGCCGCGCTGCTGGAGGCGGGGGTGACGCCCGCGGACGAGACGTGTTTCCACGGGGGCAAGCGCCGGCTCTCCGAGAAGCTGCTGCAGGACAGCGCGAGGGATGGCCAGTGCCACTCGCTGGCCGAGGCCATGGGCAAGAGCGCCAACGTCATCTTCGCCAAGCTGACGCAGCGCTACCTGTCGCCCAAGGCGCTCAAGCACGCGGCGGCCCGCTTCCACTTCAACCGGGAGCTGTCCTTCCCGGTGCCCACGGACGTGTCGCTCGCCGCCGTGCCGGAGGAGGACGAGTTCCGCTTCGCCCAGACGGGCGCGGGCTTCGGGGACGTGTACCTCTCGCCGCTGCATGGCGCGCTGCTGGCGTCCGTGGCGGCCAACGGCGGCGTGTGGAGGGATCCCGTCCTCTTCGAGCCCGGCGCGGACGCCCAGGCGAAGCCCACCGAGCAGGTGCTGTCGCCCGAGGTGGCGCGCGACCTGGCGACGCTGATGGAGGCCACGGTGACGAAGGGCACGGCGCGCCGGACCTTCCGCGAGCGGGGGATGGGCGTGCCGGGCGCGGTGGGCAAGACGGGCACGCTGGCGGACCGCAATCCGTTCCGCGACTACTCGTGGTTCGTGGGCTTCGCGCCCAAGGACAACCCGAAGGTGGCGGTGGCGGCGGTCATCGTCAACGAGCCCATCTGGCACATCCGCGCCACGTGGCTCGGCCGCGAGGCCATGCGCCTGGGGCTGGCGCGCCTGCCTCCGGGTGCCCTCGCTCCCGCGAAGGACGAGGAGCCGCAGGAGCAGGCTCCCGCGGACGAGGAGTCCGAGGAGGAGCTGTCCGCCGAGCCGGTGGCCGGAGCCCCCGCCGAGACGGGTAGCAAGTCGGCGATGACGCGGCCCTGA
- a CDS encoding ABC transporter permease has protein sequence MIWSAECRRTLRSVRVLALLALYSLFSMLVLLVVGGITRALREQLDLQIAQAGANAAAADQVTAEFRKGFLGFLVGGDQAVMEALAQVPLVVVVVFKATLFFLPLYVAIMGFDQVSGEVGPRSIRYLTVRARRLSLLLGRFLSQATVLLGLVLIIDAGIFVYAWLTTPDFTFGSFSFNLLKFWLAAVVFSLSYLALTTLCSSLFRAPALSLIVNIFVLFGFWLVNLIGGFASKDSPVAYVRYLSPSHYANGLLHPGLAEFAVSGLAYVFFTLLFLGGAIVILRERDL, from the coding sequence GTGATCTGGAGCGCCGAGTGCCGCCGCACGCTCCGCAGCGTCCGTGTGTTGGCGCTGCTGGCGCTCTACAGCCTGTTCTCCATGCTGGTGTTGCTGGTGGTGGGCGGCATCACCCGGGCGCTGCGTGAGCAGCTGGACCTGCAGATTGCCCAGGCCGGTGCGAACGCCGCGGCGGCCGATCAGGTGACGGCGGAGTTCCGCAAGGGCTTCCTCGGCTTCCTGGTGGGAGGCGACCAGGCGGTGATGGAGGCCCTGGCGCAGGTGCCGCTGGTGGTGGTGGTGGTCTTCAAGGCCACCCTCTTCTTCCTGCCGCTCTACGTGGCGATCATGGGCTTCGATCAGGTGAGCGGCGAGGTGGGCCCGCGCTCCATCCGCTACCTCACCGTGCGAGCCCGGCGCCTGTCGCTGCTGCTGGGCCGCTTCCTGTCGCAGGCCACGGTGCTGCTGGGGCTGGTGCTCATCATCGATGCGGGCATCTTCGTCTACGCCTGGCTCACCACGCCGGACTTCACCTTCGGCTCCTTCTCGTTCAACCTGCTGAAGTTCTGGCTGGCGGCGGTGGTGTTCTCGCTCTCGTACCTGGCGCTCACCACCCTGTGCTCCAGCCTGTTCCGCGCGCCGGCGCTGAGCCTCATCGTCAACATCTTCGTGCTCTTCGGCTTCTGGCTGGTGAACCTGATCGGCGGCTTCGCCTCGAAGGACAGCCCGGTGGCGTACGTGCGCTACCTGTCGCCGTCGCACTACGCCAATGGCCTGCTGCACCCGGGGCTGGCCGAGTTCGCGGTGAGCGGCCTGGCCTATGTCTTCTTCACGCTGCTGTTCCTCGGCGGCGCCATCGTCATCCTGCGGGAGAGGGACCTGTGA
- a CDS encoding ABC transporter ATP-binding protein — MSERAIEIVEVTRRFGAKVAVDGVSLTVNRGEVYGLIGPNGAGKTTTFSMMCGYLRPTGGTLRVMGVDPRVDGALKGKIGVLPQDAILPGGWKVGPLLTYWAQLSGVANPEQEARKCLERVGLAEAWGVETHALSHGMAKRTALAQALLGSPPLVLLDEPTAGLDPRIANQVRQVIRELKDQHTTVVVSSHNLQELEQLCDAAAILDRGKLAQAGTMAELTGQSAEFRVQVARGTVILPELESLPGVTSARMEGETLLLVRFDGQAHKPEEVISRVVGHLLQTGVLILGVSRGRRLEERVLQLT; from the coding sequence GTGAGCGAGCGCGCCATCGAGATCGTCGAGGTCACCCGGCGTTTCGGCGCCAAGGTGGCGGTGGATGGGGTGAGCCTCACCGTCAACCGGGGCGAGGTGTACGGGCTCATCGGCCCCAACGGCGCGGGGAAGACGACCACCTTCTCCATGATGTGTGGCTACCTGCGTCCCACGGGTGGCACGCTGCGGGTGATGGGGGTGGATCCCCGCGTGGACGGCGCCCTCAAGGGGAAGATCGGCGTGCTGCCCCAGGACGCCATCCTCCCCGGAGGCTGGAAGGTGGGGCCGCTGCTCACGTACTGGGCCCAGCTGAGCGGTGTGGCCAACCCGGAGCAGGAGGCGCGCAAGTGCCTCGAGCGGGTGGGCCTCGCGGAGGCCTGGGGAGTGGAGACGCACGCGCTGTCGCACGGCATGGCCAAGCGCACGGCCCTGGCGCAGGCCCTGCTGGGCAGTCCGCCGCTGGTGCTGCTCGACGAGCCCACCGCCGGGTTGGATCCCCGCATCGCCAACCAGGTGCGTCAGGTCATCCGCGAGCTGAAGGACCAGCACACCACGGTGGTGGTCTCCAGCCACAACCTCCAGGAGCTGGAGCAGCTGTGCGACGCGGCGGCCATCCTCGACCGGGGCAAGCTGGCGCAGGCCGGCACCATGGCCGAGCTCACCGGCCAGTCCGCCGAGTTCCGCGTCCAGGTGGCCCGGGGCACCGTCATCCTCCCGGAGCTCGAGTCCCTGCCCGGCGTCACCTCGGCGCGCATGGAGGGCGAGACGCTGCTGCTCGTCCGCTTCGACGGCCAGGCCCACAAGCCCGAGGAGGTCATCAGCCGCGTTGTGGGCCACCTGCTCCAGACGGGCGTGCTCATCCTGGGCGTCTCCCGGGGCCGCCGGCTGGAGGAGCGGGTGCTGCAGCTCACGTAG
- a CDS encoding sulfurtransferase TusA family protein: MQPDVRVDASGTYCPVPILEIAKAVRRLAPGTLVELVATDPGVQADLPAWCEATGHALLGLERRGAAWVAWVRKAGGGA, from the coding sequence ATGCAGCCGGACGTGCGCGTGGACGCCTCGGGGACGTACTGCCCCGTTCCCATCCTGGAGATAGCGAAGGCCGTGCGGCGGCTCGCCCCCGGGACGCTGGTGGAGCTCGTGGCGACCGACCCCGGGGTGCAGGCCGATCTGCCCGCCTGGTGCGAGGCCACCGGCCACGCCCTGCTCGGCCTGGAAAGGCGCGGGGCGGCCTGGGTGGCCTGGGTCCGCAAGGCGGGCGGAGGGGCGTGA
- a CDS encoding DsbA family protein, giving the protein MKPNVIVALLVGLLLGFVGGRAINGGTTASAAANKPTAAAAANAPRPNNARQVDPTVFKVPIDGSPTKGNADALVTLVEFSDYQCPFCSRADATVQQLQKDYGSKLRVVMKQNPLSFHPRAKPAALAAMAAGEQGKYWEYHAKLFANAKALEDANLEKYAEELGLNIARWKTDMTKPEFTAIIDRDQALAGKLGANGTPAFFINGRFLSGAQPIDNFKALIDEELGKAEALTRSGTPASQVYAAIMAKGVESAPNKPSQQEQAPAQAYRKVEFPADAPSFGPKDAKVTIVEWSDFECPFCSRVGPTLKQIKENYAKDVRVVFRHQPLSFHANAKGAAEASMAAHEQGKFWEYHDKLFQNQKALDRANLEKYAQELGLNMGQFKAALDSGKFRAKVEADATAGAAVGANGTPTFFVNGREFVGAQPFESFKRIIEDEKARADKLLAAGTKSADLYAKLIEEGVKSNGSAPQAQAPAEPPVQNIEVGNAPSRGAKNAPITIVAFSDFECPFCGRVLPTLKQIEDEYKGKVRVAFKNQPLPFHANAKPAAAAALAANEQGKFWEYHDKLFQNQRALDRASLEKYAQELGLNMNQFKAALDSGKFDAQVTADMNEATRVGVNGTPTFFINGRSVVGAQPFEAFKRVIDEELKKKGSVAADQK; this is encoded by the coding sequence ATGAAACCCAATGTGATCGTGGCCCTGCTGGTGGGCCTGTTGCTGGGATTCGTCGGTGGCCGCGCCATCAATGGCGGCACCACGGCTTCCGCCGCTGCCAACAAGCCCACGGCGGCCGCCGCCGCCAACGCGCCCCGCCCGAACAATGCCCGCCAGGTGGACCCCACCGTCTTCAAGGTGCCCATCGACGGCTCTCCCACCAAGGGCAACGCGGACGCGCTCGTCACGCTCGTCGAGTTCTCCGACTACCAGTGCCCCTTCTGCTCCCGCGCCGACGCCACGGTGCAGCAGCTCCAGAAGGACTACGGCAGCAAGCTGCGCGTGGTCATGAAGCAGAACCCGCTCTCCTTCCACCCGCGCGCCAAGCCCGCCGCGCTGGCCGCCATGGCCGCTGGTGAGCAGGGCAAGTACTGGGAGTACCACGCGAAGCTCTTCGCCAACGCGAAGGCCCTCGAGGACGCCAACCTCGAGAAGTACGCCGAGGAGCTCGGCCTGAACATCGCCCGTTGGAAGACGGACATGACCAAGCCGGAGTTCACCGCCATCATCGACCGGGACCAGGCCCTCGCCGGCAAGCTCGGCGCCAACGGCACCCCCGCCTTCTTCATCAACGGCCGCTTCCTCTCCGGCGCCCAGCCCATCGACAACTTCAAGGCGCTGATCGACGAGGAGCTCGGCAAGGCCGAGGCCCTGACGCGCTCGGGCACCCCCGCCAGCCAGGTGTACGCCGCCATCATGGCCAAGGGCGTGGAGTCCGCGCCCAACAAGCCCTCGCAGCAGGAGCAGGCTCCGGCGCAGGCCTACCGCAAGGTGGAGTTCCCCGCCGATGCCCCCTCCTTCGGCCCCAAGGACGCCAAGGTCACCATCGTCGAGTGGTCCGACTTCGAGTGCCCCTTCTGCAGCCGCGTCGGCCCGACGCTCAAGCAGATCAAGGAGAACTACGCCAAGGACGTGCGCGTGGTGTTCCGTCACCAGCCGCTGTCCTTCCACGCGAACGCCAAGGGCGCCGCCGAGGCCTCCATGGCCGCCCATGAGCAGGGCAAGTTCTGGGAGTACCACGACAAGCTGTTCCAGAATCAGAAGGCCCTGGATCGCGCCAACCTCGAGAAGTACGCCCAGGAGCTGGGGCTGAACATGGGCCAGTTCAAGGCCGCTCTCGACTCCGGCAAGTTCCGCGCGAAGGTGGAGGCGGACGCCACCGCCGGCGCCGCGGTGGGCGCCAATGGCACCCCGACGTTCTTCGTCAACGGCCGTGAGTTCGTGGGCGCCCAGCCCTTCGAGAGCTTCAAGCGCATCATCGAGGACGAGAAGGCCCGCGCCGACAAGCTGCTGGCCGCCGGCACCAAGTCCGCGGACCTGTACGCCAAGCTCATCGAGGAGGGCGTGAAGTCCAATGGCTCCGCTCCCCAGGCGCAGGCCCCGGCCGAGCCGCCCGTGCAGAACATCGAGGTCGGCAACGCCCCCTCGCGTGGTGCGAAGAACGCCCCGATCACCATCGTGGCCTTCTCCGACTTCGAGTGCCCCTTCTGCGGCCGCGTGCTGCCCACGCTCAAGCAGATCGAGGACGAGTACAAGGGCAAGGTCCGCGTGGCCTTCAAGAACCAGCCGCTGCCCTTCCACGCCAACGCCAAGCCGGCCGCCGCCGCCGCCCTGGCCGCCAACGAGCAGGGCAAGTTCTGGGAGTACCACGACAAGCTGTTCCAGAATCAGCGCGCCCTGGATCGCGCCTCGCTCGAGAAGTACGCGCAGGAGCTGGGCTTGAACATGAACCAGTTCAAGGCCGCGCTGGACTCGGGCAAGTTCGACGCCCAGGTCACCGCGGACATGAACGAGGCCACCCGCGTGGGCGTCAACGGCACCCCCACCTTCTTCATCAACGGCCGCTCGGTCGTCGGCGCGCAGCCCTTCGAGGCCTTCAAGCGCGTCATCGACGAGGAGCTGAAGAAGAAGGGCTCCGTCGCGGCGGACCAGAAGTAA
- a CDS encoding RidA family protein codes for MARKIVHSDDAPKAIGPYSQAVQVDSGKMTFLSGQIPLNPKTMQMVEGDVVDQAEQVMKNLEAVLKASGLDFSHVVRCTIFLTDLGDFTKVNEVYGRYFPGAPPARATVQVAALPRGSKVEIDAIAVS; via the coding sequence ATGGCTCGCAAGATTGTGCACTCCGACGACGCGCCCAAGGCGATTGGCCCCTATTCGCAGGCCGTGCAGGTGGACTCCGGGAAGATGACCTTCCTGTCCGGGCAGATCCCCCTGAACCCCAAGACGATGCAGATGGTGGAGGGGGACGTCGTCGACCAGGCCGAGCAGGTGATGAAGAACCTGGAGGCGGTGCTGAAGGCCTCCGGCCTGGACTTCTCGCACGTGGTGCGCTGCACCATCTTCCTCACCGACCTGGGTGACTTCACCAAGGTGAACGAGGTCTACGGCCGCTACTTCCCCGGGGCGCCCCCGGCCCGCGCCACGGTGCAGGTGGCCGCGCTGCCCCGCGGCTCCAAGGTGGAGATCGACGCCATCGCCGTGTCCTGA
- a CDS encoding RelA/SpoT family protein translates to MIRLNDILQRVASYHPDPDLDIIKKAYVYSAKVHQGQLRKSGEPYLIHPLEVAGLLAELKLDEASIVTGLLHDTIEDTLATAEELTELFGPEVAQLVDGVTKLSKFSASATLSQEEKQAENFRKMIIAMAQDIRVILVKLADRTHNMRTLDHMAEEKQRRIAQETLDIYAPLANRLGISWIKTELEDLSFRYVKPQDFVALQDKLNKRKKEREKYIDDVSDLVRSKLEERGLKGDVSGRFKHVYSIYKKMKSQGIEFEQIHDIIAFRILMPAVPSCYEALGLVHQLWKPVPGRFKDFIAIPKPNMYQSLHTTVVGPLGERIEVQIRTPEMHKVAEEGIAAHWAYKEGKALTVSKDDEKFAWLRQLMEWQQDLKDPKEFLETVKVDLFTDEVFVFTPKGDVKSLPRGATPVDFAYAIHSDVGGRCVGAKVNGKIVPLRYKLKNGDTVEVLTSPQAHPSKDWLTFVKTSRAQQRIRAFIKQQQREKSLQLGRELLERELKRYQLNFNKLLKTGALKKTCEELGFRVEDDLLVALGYGKVVPNQVIARVVPPEKLAAGSGDGKGTSAEAQTSGSGGSGSSSMLPGLSRVTDFAKKLVGKQSSSGVQIGGVDDVLVRFGRCCNPVPGDPIAGFITRGRGVTVHTVGCDKALATDPERRVDVSWDVRGDFKRPVTLRVLTADRTGLLADISNTFSKKGVNISQANCRATGDDRAVNTFEVTISDLKQLTDLMRTIERLPGVYSVERI, encoded by the coding sequence ATGATTCGCCTCAACGACATCCTCCAGCGGGTTGCCTCCTATCATCCGGACCCCGATCTGGACATCATCAAGAAGGCGTACGTCTACTCGGCCAAGGTACATCAGGGCCAACTACGCAAGTCGGGAGAGCCTTATCTCATCCATCCGCTCGAGGTCGCTGGCCTCCTGGCGGAGCTGAAGTTGGATGAGGCCTCCATTGTCACGGGCCTGCTCCACGACACCATCGAGGACACGCTCGCCACCGCCGAGGAGCTCACGGAGCTCTTCGGCCCTGAGGTCGCCCAGCTGGTGGACGGGGTGACCAAGCTGTCCAAGTTCTCGGCCTCGGCCACGCTCTCCCAGGAGGAGAAGCAGGCGGAGAACTTCCGCAAGATGATCATCGCGATGGCGCAGGACATCCGCGTCATCCTCGTGAAGCTGGCGGACCGCACGCACAACATGCGGACGCTGGATCACATGGCCGAGGAGAAGCAGCGCCGCATTGCCCAGGAGACCCTGGACATCTACGCGCCGCTGGCCAACCGCCTGGGCATCAGCTGGATCAAGACGGAGCTGGAGGACCTGTCCTTCCGCTACGTCAAGCCCCAGGACTTCGTCGCGCTGCAGGACAAGCTCAACAAGCGCAAGAAGGAGCGGGAGAAGTACATCGATGACGTGAGCGACCTCGTGCGCAGCAAGCTGGAGGAGCGCGGCTTGAAGGGCGACGTGAGTGGCCGCTTCAAGCACGTCTACAGCATCTACAAGAAGATGAAGTCGCAGGGGATCGAGTTCGAGCAGATCCACGACATCATCGCCTTCCGCATCCTCATGCCCGCGGTGCCCAGCTGCTACGAGGCGCTGGGCCTGGTGCACCAGCTGTGGAAGCCGGTGCCGGGGCGCTTCAAGGACTTCATCGCCATCCCCAAGCCCAACATGTACCAGTCGTTGCACACGACGGTGGTGGGGCCGCTGGGCGAGCGCATCGAGGTGCAGATCCGCACCCCGGAGATGCACAAGGTGGCCGAGGAGGGCATCGCGGCGCACTGGGCATACAAGGAGGGCAAGGCCCTCACCGTCAGCAAGGACGACGAGAAGTTCGCCTGGCTGCGCCAGCTCATGGAGTGGCAGCAGGACCTCAAGGATCCCAAGGAGTTCCTCGAGACGGTGAAGGTGGACCTCTTCACCGACGAGGTCTTCGTCTTCACCCCCAAGGGGGACGTGAAGAGCCTGCCGCGCGGGGCCACGCCGGTGGACTTCGCCTACGCCATCCACTCGGACGTGGGTGGCCGGTGCGTGGGCGCCAAGGTGAACGGGAAGATCGTCCCGCTGCGCTACAAGCTGAAGAACGGGGACACGGTGGAGGTGCTCACCAGCCCCCAGGCGCACCCGTCCAAGGACTGGCTCACCTTCGTCAAGACGAGCCGGGCCCAGCAGCGCATCCGTGCCTTCATCAAGCAGCAGCAGCGCGAGAAGAGCCTGCAACTGGGCCGCGAGCTGCTGGAGCGGGAGCTCAAGCGCTACCAGCTCAACTTCAACAAGCTGCTGAAGACCGGCGCGCTGAAGAAGACCTGCGAGGAGCTCGGCTTCCGGGTGGAGGACGACCTGCTGGTGGCCCTGGGCTACGGCAAGGTGGTGCCCAACCAGGTGATTGCCCGTGTGGTGCCGCCGGAGAAGCTGGCGGCGGGCTCGGGCGATGGCAAGGGCACGTCGGCGGAGGCCCAGACGTCGGGCAGCGGCGGGAGCGGGAGCAGCAGCATGCTGCCGGGCCTGTCGAGGGTCACCGACTTCGCCAAGAAGCTGGTGGGGAAGCAGAGCAGCAGCGGGGTGCAGATCGGCGGCGTGGACGACGTGCTGGTGCGCTTCGGACGCTGTTGCAACCCGGTGCCGGGCGATCCCATCGCGGGCTTCATCACCCGGGGCCGGGGCGTGACGGTGCACACGGTGGGCTGCGACAAGGCGCTGGCCACGGATCCCGAGCGCCGCGTGGACGTGTCGTGGGACGTGCGGGGCGACTTCAAGCGGCCCGTCACCCTGCGCGTGCTGACGGCGGACCGGACGGGCCTGCTGGCGGACATCTCCAACACCTTCTCGAAGAAGGGTGTGAACATCTCCCAGGCCAACTGCCGGGCCACGGGGGATGATCGGGCGGTGAACACCTTCGAGGTCACCATCTCCGACCTCAAGCAGCTCACCGATCTGATGCGCACCATCGAGCGTCTGCCGGGCGTCTACTCCGTCGAGCGCATCTGA
- a CDS encoding FHA domain-containing protein yields the protein MGAPKPAAAPASGARPAPAASRFGLAVVAGTTRGQRFKLPVTGCTVGRTRGAILFADDVFVSAQHATFLIKDNVLHVRDESSASGVYVTIPGAETILPLSFFSAGQRLFRFLGKLEAPPPLAGRPTVYGAPVPPGQGVYGVEEVLVGGRSGRTVVTSTPLLTIGQANCDFSYAQEEGLAGRHCELSFTPAGAQLRDLSGGLGTYVRIAPSVERPLRPGDRVRLGQHIVQVELMG from the coding sequence GTGGGTGCGCCCAAGCCGGCCGCCGCGCCCGCCTCGGGAGCCCGTCCCGCCCCCGCCGCCTCCCGCTTCGGCCTGGCCGTCGTCGCCGGCACCACCCGAGGCCAGCGCTTCAAGCTGCCCGTCACCGGCTGCACCGTGGGCCGGACCCGCGGGGCCATCCTCTTCGCCGACGACGTCTTCGTCTCCGCCCAGCACGCCACCTTCCTCATCAAGGACAACGTGCTGCATGTGCGCGATGAGTCCAGCGCCTCGGGCGTCTATGTCACCATCCCCGGTGCCGAGACGATCCTGCCCCTGTCCTTCTTCAGTGCGGGCCAGCGCCTCTTCCGATTCCTCGGCAAGCTCGAGGCCCCGCCGCCCCTCGCCGGGCGCCCTACCGTCTACGGTGCCCCCGTCCCTCCCGGGCAGGGCGTCTACGGGGTGGAGGAAGTCCTCGTGGGCGGCCGCAGTGGCCGCACGGTGGTGACGTCCACGCCGCTGCTGACCATCGGCCAGGCCAACTGCGACTTCAGCTATGCGCAGGAGGAGGGACTGGCCGGCCGGCACTGCGAGCTGAGCTTCACTCCCGCGGGTGCCCAGCTGCGAGATCTCTCCGGAGGCCTCGGTACCTACGTGCGCATCGCCCCCTCGGTGGAGCGGCCGTTGCGTCCCGGAGATCGCGTGCGCCTGGGCCAGCACATCGTCCAGGTCGAACTGATGGGCTGA
- a CDS encoding protein kinase domain-containing protein: MGKVYRARQVTLDKLVVLKVLRHTLLGDDRTVARFKREAKAASRLNHANSISILDFGIAEDGALFIAMEFVPGQDLHTVLSKDGPLPEPRIVRIVSQVLSALYDAHNAGVIHRDLKPENIMVEQRRNEPDFVKVLDFGIAKIQDAEGEGPALTRTGFVCGTPEYMSPEQARGATLDHRSDLYAVGVILYQLLTGRLPFESDSAVGYATKHLTEEPLPPSRKRSDIRVSPAMERLIMRALSKSPDDRPQDAEAFKAELLAVEKERERRSNASPAVRRGAPAPGVLAPLPRRATPPPTGVSTELTDPGWGGESDATVRAMPERMQPVSERMPPGAALARASAERTQLAPPSRPPPERERPHPAPLAAVRSATDRFPPERPPLERATTERSLVERSQTPDTAIMHDKTEALVATVPDAGGNFGFLKAFVLTLALVTLGLVAWWMYTNWRNQSLEQPFVPPKNAPIPGQESGAYVPAPGVPLYEQDIPADKRNPREAQRRQQAGYTAFKSGDLEAAATEYSAAFAAVPSPELSLILGELYWALDKHEEARAWWKRHLRDLPASQARATLLLKEPQLASAAGSR; encoded by the coding sequence ATGGGCAAGGTGTACCGCGCCCGCCAGGTGACCCTGGACAAGCTGGTGGTGCTCAAGGTGCTGCGTCACACGCTGCTGGGCGATGACCGCACCGTCGCCCGCTTCAAGCGCGAGGCCAAGGCCGCCAGCCGCCTCAACCACGCCAACTCCATCAGCATCCTCGACTTCGGCATCGCCGAGGACGGCGCCCTCTTCATCGCGATGGAGTTCGTCCCGGGGCAGGACCTGCACACCGTGCTCAGCAAGGACGGTCCGCTCCCCGAGCCGCGCATCGTCCGCATCGTCAGCCAGGTGCTCTCCGCCCTCTACGACGCGCACAACGCCGGCGTCATCCACCGGGACCTCAAGCCCGAGAACATCATGGTGGAGCAGCGCCGCAACGAGCCGGACTTCGTGAAGGTGCTCGACTTCGGCATCGCGAAGATCCAGGACGCCGAGGGCGAGGGTCCCGCCCTCACGCGCACCGGCTTCGTCTGCGGCACCCCCGAGTACATGTCCCCCGAGCAGGCGCGTGGCGCCACGCTGGATCACCGCTCGGACCTGTACGCCGTGGGCGTCATCCTCTACCAGCTCCTCACCGGCCGGCTGCCCTTCGAGTCCGACTCGGCCGTGGGCTACGCCACCAAGCACCTCACCGAGGAGCCCCTTCCTCCGTCGCGCAAGCGCTCGGACATCCGCGTGTCGCCCGCCATGGAGCGGCTCATCATGCGGGCCCTCTCGAAGAGCCCGGATGACCGGCCGCAGGACGCCGAGGCCTTCAAGGCCGAGCTGCTCGCCGTGGAGAAGGAGCGCGAGCGCCGCTCCAACGCCTCGCCCGCCGTCCGCCGCGGCGCTCCCGCCCCGGGCGTGCTCGCGCCGCTGCCGCGCAGGGCCACACCGCCTCCCACCGGCGTGAGCACGGAGCTCACCGACCCGGGTTGGGGCGGCGAGTCCGATGCCACCGTGCGCGCCATGCCCGAGCGCATGCAGCCCGTGTCCGAGCGGATGCCGCCCGGCGCCGCCCTGGCCCGTGCCTCGGCGGAGCGCACGCAGCTCGCTCCTCCGAGCCGGCCTCCGCCGGAGCGCGAGCGGCCCCACCCCGCGCCCCTCGCCGCCGTGCGTTCCGCGACCGATCGTTTCCCGCCGGAGCGGCCCCCGCTCGAGCGCGCCACCACCGAGCGCTCGCTCGTGGAGCGCTCGCAGACGCCTGATACGGCGATCATGCACGACAAGACGGAGGCCCTCGTCGCCACCGTGCCCGACGCGGGCGGCAACTTCGGCTTCCTCAAGGCCTTCGTCCTCACCCTGGCGCTGGTGACGCTCGGCCTCGTGGCCTGGTGGATGTACACGAACTGGCGCAACCAGTCCCTGGAGCAGCCCTTCGTCCCGCCGAAGAACGCCCCCATCCCGGGCCAGGAGTCCGGGGCCTACGTCCCCGCCCCCGGCGTGCCGCTGTACGAGCAGGACATTCCCGCCGACAAGCGCAACCCCCGGGAGGCGCAGCGCCGGCAGCAGGCCGGGTACACCGCCTTCAAGAGCGGCGACCTCGAAGCGGCCGCCACCGAGTACTCGGCGGCCTTCGCCGCCGTTCCGTCGCCGGAGCTGTCACTGATTCTGGGCGAGCTGTACTGGGCGCTCGACAAGCACGAGGAGGCGCGCGCCTGGTGGAAGCGTCACCTGCGTGACCTGCCGGCCTCCCAGGCCCGCGCCACCCTGCTGCTCAAGGAGCCGCAGCTGGCCTCGGCCGCCGGGAGCCGCTAG